The window AAACCAATCTCCAGAGACCATTCCTCATCTTACCCTTATCATTAGATACAATTACATATAGGTACTGCAATGACCACAGAATATACAAGACTGCTCTCTCTACTTCCAGCAATAAATTAGTCTAATAGTTCACAACGGAGCAATGCATTACAtcacaaactgaaaaaaattggagGAGTGAAGAACTAAAGAGAGCAGTTCTTGCTGCAATGATAACAGTACCTTTAAACCTGAAGGAATAAGGAGAAACTCCGTCAACTCCATGAGAATTGCAACCTTTCTCCATTGACACACCTCCATTATTCCCTCAAGGCAACAAGAGACTTTACAATAAGCTCATTATGTAAAAATACACGTGTTATGATAAATTATTGGATGACCTAAAAGCATTTTTATTGACAACAGAGATGCCACCCTCTCACAGTGTTAGCAAGTCACAACGCTCACATCACTGCTACACAAAATACCCAACATAATCTGAGGATCACATTTGGAGATGGCATTGTTTATTGTTTTTTCTAAGGGAAATAACAAATGTGATTTAGATGTGAAGCAGTGATTGTGAGCGTAGTGACAAGAATATTAGAGGCAAACACACATGGATTCTGTTAGAGGAGAGTGTTAAGGAAGCCACATGCAAACTCTCTCAAGTCACCAGCCCTATGAAGCAGCAATTTAGTTTATGTACAACAAATTTTTTAAACTACCTACAATAAGGGCCAGACTTCACACGAATGGTCAAATGCATTAATCGATTTGAAAACTTGCACTCCCCAAAGATAATGGAATGATCAGAGCCCCTGCTCAATTGACCACTCCAGTGCCAGCCAAAGGAAAGATTTGGTGCTATGTGGCAGCATCGTTTAGTTTGACCACAGAGAAGAATCATGTTTGGAATAGTACATAATGTCTTATAGAGTCCAGGGCTGTTGGCTACATTCTCAgaacatgaaaatgaaaacattttgatcATCTTTCACAATCTGCATGCAAATTTGTATGATTTCCCAAACTAAGTTGATTTTCTTAAAATGTTATCATGCCAAAACCTGGTCTAGCCTTCCTAAGAGGAATGGGACTGTGGGCAGGTGACCTAGAAATCTACACTAAATAACATGGAACTACAACTATTTTTGATTCAACCAGGTCTTCAGTCACCTCGATGAATTAGGATGCAACTTTTTCCATCAGAGCTATCAATGACAACACATTtcaagatgataatgatgacgagtCAAGGTGCTCATCGACTTAATTGGGAAATGATtcttttaacaaataaactgcTTCTGATAGATACCAACATGTACAATGGCTCTGAATCTCAGAAAGACTGCTCCCTCCCATTTTATCAACTGTCAAGAATCACCTGGCTGTGAAGACAGGTGGACTGGTTGTTTGGCAGAATGTATCATAGTCATCACAGAATGCATCTATTCTAAACAAGGACATTGGACTGATTTCTCAACTGTACCTTTGACATCTTTGACTGAACCATGTCTGTTTTGCCCGGACATGCAACATCCACTAGTCTCATCAAATGTGAGACATCAAGCCATCACTGGGACttgagagaaatcatcacagaatcacaaAGAAGCCGACTGTCATGTCATACTTCTCGTAGATCAAGTTAACTTCTTCAATGTAGAAAGTGACACTGCTGACAAACACAGAAGCAGGATGAAGAAACCATCTTCCAATAAACTATTACAGAACAATCCATAAAAAACACACAACAAACTGGCATAAATGGATTGATGACGGTAAAAATGGCATAAAGGGAGACTTCCAAATTATTAGCAGATTTAAAGATGGTTGCACCCAGGAACACATCTGCCAAGTCTGAGGACCAATCTGTACAGTGGGCAGTATGCAGTGTGCCTGATAACAGCACAAGACACTACAGTGGAGCTCAAGGCTGCCTCTGGAATATCATGGTGAGAAATCACTCTTCTATTCCATGGAATAAAACCAGTACGGCCATAATGGATAATTTGCACCAAGGCTCAAGAtaacatagtacatgtacaaaacatgTACACTGCATAGCAAATTGAATTCAACCCCGTTTACCCCCATTCAATTCCAAATCTCTGATCATCTAATTAGAGTAGAACACATGAATGTAAGTCATGATTGGTTTAGACAGGATTATTTTGAGCCTTGTAGCAGTATTGACCATTGTTTCCACAAGGACTGAATAGATTAAAATAAGTGTCCTTGTCGTGGGGACCCTTCAGATACATTATAGATAGGGTTGGTAATGTTTGTTTAGCAGTGCCAGTGTTAAAGAGCAAACTACATTTCATACACTTAGAGAAGCCATCTGCAGTCGTTTAAAGAGGAGAAGACCCTGTAATGTTCTCCTATCGGACAGTACTCCATTACTGTCTCCAGCTATGAACCGATTCCCTTGTAGTTGGCGGAGTCCTCATAATAAAGGTAACACCCATCAGATGATGAATGAATCAAGTTAGAAGAGGGAAACTTGGCCCGTCTAGGAGCATCCATTCATCAGATCTTCCCAGAACACAGGTGTGATCCATCAAAACAAACAAGTCAGCACAATCTGATTCAGACAATGTCAAGTGGAATCCCCTTCGTCCAAACCAGACAAGTGGACATAATCCATTCTCACACATGTAAACTGAATACCCTCCCTCGTAAAATAATGTAACCAGAATATTTCTACCAATCATATCCTCTGAGAGTTTGAGTTGTCCTAGATTCTCGCTCATCAGTCTATGTACTGTGCCAACCAACGGAATCCTTCACCATAACCCTGGCGTTTTAGAACACTACACATAAACAGTTCTATGGGACGCGTATTTAATTCTTCTCTTTTAACTGTGCCCTGAAAATTAAGACAAGAAATAGTTAAGAATTAATTCTCAGCAATAACAATGGTCAAATACAATTTCTTTGAGGGATTATGGGGGCTTCCATTCTATATTCTGAGCCACATGTCTGAACCTTAGGACTGAGAAGGACAAGGAATATGACTTGCTCCGATTCATCCAGAGATTCAAATGTGAGTTCTTCCCAAAACTGTATCCAACTGGCCTACGGCATCATAAACCTGCATAAGTCAACAGAGGTCTGGCTTATACTGGCCTATCAATGTCTGGCTAATGGTTTCAATTCTTACCTTCCCACTCAATAACGGATATAATTCAAAATATTGCTTAATCTGATCTTCACTAGCAGCTTTGTCGATCAAATCTATCTTGTTTCCAAGGATTAGAATAGGTGCAGTTGCCACCTCCTCATCAGCGATTAAACTCTGAAACAGAATAGTTGAATAAATTAAATTCAGTAGAAGTCTCACATGAATGCACCTGAGCTAGCAACCTTTGGTCTTCAATGAAGGTTTCAGCAGACATTCTCAAGAGGCCAGGAGATCAATTGCTAAGCCCTATTGACAGTGACAGCAAATCAATGCAGTATTTACATATTCGACTGAGAAAAGTGCGGAGTGTCATTTCACGGGAGAGAGCTCACCTTTAGTTCAGCTTTCGCCTCTGGGAATCGCTCATGATCACACACATCCACCAAGAACACAATACCATCAACAGCTGGGAAGTACTGCTTCCACACTCGCCGTGCTGCAAATTGAAGTAGAGTAGTTGTTTTTTAATGCCCCAAGATGACACTTTGGAATGGCCTGTGGACTCGGCTGGACAAGTAATTGAAGCCAAGCAGCTCGGGTATCAATCTTTAACAACTTGCTTCTTTCCTACATGGGAAATGGGCAGTGGTTGAAACATCACAGAAATGGCCCATCATCTCAGCACAGCAGAGAGATAAATGAGAACCCACCAAATAATAGTATGCTGATGTAAGAGACCGACACACACTAGTCAATCTTACCTTGTCTGTGTCCACCAAGGTCAAATGTGGTGAATTTTATACCACCCAGAGACAACTCTTCTGAGGCTGAAACAAATACAACAATAGCTTCTATAATAATGTGTTACTCGGAACATATTTTTAACATAACTTCAATCGAAACATACAATAACAGAAAGA is drawn from Lineus longissimus chromosome 1, tnLinLong1.2, whole genome shotgun sequence and contains these coding sequences:
- the LOC135496260 gene encoding GTP-binding protein SAR1-like isoform X1 produces the protein MSVTVLHDKEPTYYKKIVEQPATKAMSFLWKWVTDSLSWLGLWKKSGRLLFLGLDNAGKTTLLHMLKDDRMAQHVPTLHPTSEELSLGGIKFTTFDLGGHRQARRVWKQYFPAVDGIVFLVDVCDHERFPEAKAELKSLIADEEVATAPILILGNKIDLIDKAASEDQIKQYFELYPLLSGKGTVKREELNTRPIELFMCSVLKRQGYGEGFRWLAQYID
- the LOC135496260 gene encoding GTP-binding protein SAR1-like isoform X2 → MSFLWKWVTDSLSWLGLWKKSGRLLFLGLDNAGKTTLLHMLKDDRMAQHVPTLHPTSEELSLGGIKFTTFDLGGHRQARRVWKQYFPAVDGIVFLVDVCDHERFPEAKAELKSLIADEEVATAPILILGNKIDLIDKAASEDQIKQYFELYPLLSGKGTVKREELNTRPIELFMCSVLKRQGYGEGFRWLAQYID